The window ggtatcagacgccacctctctggggacacctcaggccctccaaggtttggaggcctatctccacccaccaccacttcccctgccggtggcggactccctcaggtgtcggagcgttggtggttctttgtgtctgggggtgggtgtccaggtacacaccggctcactccttggcggccgcttatcggggcctggagcctggggctcgctcgggccccttcggaggtggggtgcccccggcctctcggcctggggctcggtcactcaggcacagctgggggccggcggagctcatgggcgcgtcactgcaactccccctggcttctgctccgcggctgctgggcgagccctcatctgggactctcctcagctcttactgggacagtggcgcagctgcccctctgttggtcttccatggtctcttgtgttctgagggcctctggatgtctggagttttgatctcctccatacccgcttcataccctggaggacggggctgtggcccccccacactccctagcagatcgttacatggagaaacctttggaatacaagcacgctgatccacacaggtatgcacacgggtgttcactgctcgtagacttaaattacacctttcttggctactacttcgaagcacatctgtcctgcgtgctgcacaacaacattgaatatttagtatttactgctgtttacacttagctagattaatgcgatggtgttgtgtttagtatgttgctttgttttttttgcttgttttctattcttctctcaacaggtgatccaggagatttttattttttttctcccccccgtCTCACTGTCCCCCtcctcttctgtttttcctttccttcctctttctttttccctttcctatccctcactcatgtctgtcccgtctgtaacatctgaaaataaaatataataaataataaaaacaaagatcgaccaaatggaccaatacggcaatgccacgatgatcaatttggcaaagtaaatccattgggtatccttgttggtcttcagacaacaattctgatggctaaagaaccaaatgggacaggcaaaaaaaaaaaaaaaaaagatttaaaatgtagCTGCTTAAAATAAATTCTTGATTTGATAAAATCTGCTGATTGTTTCAATAAAACAGCTTCAGCACAACAAGAATATTTACAAACTAATAGAagcaaataatattttattctaAGGAGTCAGTTAAATGTAAACACAACAATCAAAGTGAGTTTCCAAGTTAAATGAATCTGAACTAATGACTGTGTCTGAAAAGCTGAATTACtgtcaaacacaacaacaacagaatcactgaatttatttatttcacttcacAGAAACATTTTGTGATCTGAATAATCAAAGAGAGCAGTTAAAGAATAACATTGAAGTACAAATCAAAGGTAGGTGATTCACTGAAACACTGAGACTGAGAGTGAAGTttgaaaatcaaattaaaaccTAATTATGAAACATGAGAAGATCCAGAAACCTTTCAAACTGTGAGAGATGTCAGCTTCTGATTAaggttaaaaacaacacaagaaagaacatttttaatgaaatcaaTCAAGTGTAGTTACACTGATGAGACAGCGTCGCAACTTAGAAGTCATTTCTTTGAATTTGGAAAACTTTAAAGAAGACGTGTTTCTTTCAAATGTTATTTAACTGAAAACAAGACGCTGATAATCAGGACATTTAAATCTTGTAGTTGTAAAGTTGACTCTTGCTGATGTTTAATCATGAATCCTTCTTTTAAGAAGTGTCACAGTTTGCTGTTCACACTCAACAACtttgaaaagcaaagaaatcatcattcagattttaaaactatcaaaaacatttacatgaacaacatgaaaaatattctgaaaatattaatttaaaagaaacaagaaaaaaatgtaaaagtttctGACAGAAACTCGAGTGGGTCACAAGATTTTCACATGAAAAAGTTTCTTTGGTTTCATTGAATTGCTAATAGTTCCACTagaacaacaaaatgaaataaaacctgATAATGAAGTTAGACAGTGTGATTAATAATTTCCCTAAAATTAACCCTGTTGCTGTActgaaaaaacagttaaaacaaagaatcactttacaatcaaatctcagtCTGACAGATTTTGATATCAGAGGTTTTGGTGTCTCCTGcatttccaacactgaaatatgGGAAGAGTTTCTCAGTgaaagtgtctctgtgagtgtaGATGTGAGTCATGTCTTCAGGGTCATGGAAGGACACCTCCCCCCTGTCATAGTCCAGCTGGACTCTGATCCTCTGGAGactcttcttcactgtcagagtctgaCCAGCACCTTTAGTGTATTTTCCACTGTCATATTTTAAACACCAGATTCCATATTTTGGTGAAGCAAAACGCTCTCCCTTCCTGTCAACTGACTCTTTAACTAAACCCACAATCCAGACAGGATGGtctcccacctccacctcccagctgtgtttccctgagCTGAAGCCCTCAGAGCCAAAAACAGTGTAATAATTAGTGTTTCTCTCTGGATTATCAGGAAACTGCTGCTTTGTGACTCTACATCTCACACTGGTCAGATCATCAGACAGATAGAGACAGCAGTTTGCAGTGTTTGGGTCCAGAATGACAGGACTGAAGTGGAccttctccttcatcttctcccACACTCTGAAGGACAGgttgcccaggtgtttggccACATCTATCAGTGCTCCTGAGACCAGCTGTGGATCTGACACTGAGCTCTGGGCTCTGGCTCTGCTCTGAGTGTCTTTATAACTGCTGAGGAATGGCacgctgtgtttctgcagctcttcTTCAACAGCAGAGATGCTGTCTGACAGAGAGGAGATCTGCTCCTCAATCATCTTCATCTCTCTGCTGATAGTCCTCcccttctgctcctcttcctccctcagagCTGCCAGTCTggactcctcttcctctttcaggaACTGCTGGAGCTTCTTGAACTCTGCTCTGATCTGCCTCTCTGTGgacaacagctgcttcttcaTGTGTTCCCTCATTTCATTGTATGTTTCCTCcacttgtttgtatttgttcctCTTGTCCTGCAGAGACTTTAAGTCAGATTTCAGCTGCTCCTTCAGGTCACTGACTGCTTCTTCTACAGGAACCACTTTGTGACTCTGGTGGTGAGGAAAGTCACACACGGTACACACAACTCTCTGCTCGTCCACACAGAACAGTTTAGGCTCTTCCTCATGTTTACTGCACACCACCATTAAtttcttctctcccttttcTGTCTCAGATGATCCAGATTTCTGTCTCCCAGCAAAGGAATCAGCAAGTTCTTTCAGTGAAAAGTTCACAAGTGGACAATCCTTTGaagattttcttttacaaatgggacagtttttgtttttagtttgtt is drawn from Maylandia zebra isolate NMK-2024a linkage group LG12, Mzebra_GT3a, whole genome shotgun sequence and contains these coding sequences:
- the LOC112430688 gene encoding E3 ubiquitin-protein ligase TRIM7-like; its protein translation is MVVCSKHEEEPKLFCVDEQRVVCTVCDFPHHQSHKVVPVEEAVSDLKEQLKSDLKSLQDKRNKYKQVEETYNEMREHMKKQLLSTERQIRAEFKKLQQFLKEEEESRLAALREEEEQKGRTISREMKMIEEQISSLSDSISAVEEELQKHSVPFLSSYKDTQSRARAQSSVSDPQLVSGALIDVAKHLGNLSFRVWEKMKEKVHFSPVILDPNTANCCLYLSDDLTSVRCRVTKQQFPDNPERNTNYYTVFGSEGFSSGKHSWEVEVGDHPVWIVGLVKESVDRKGERFASPKYGIWCLKYDSGKYTKGAGQTLTVKKSLQRIRVQLDYDRGEVSFHDPEDMTHIYTHRDTFTEKLFPYFSVGNAGDTKTSDIKICQTEI